The genomic interval GAATGCTTGAAAAGCGAAACCGGCGAGCCGCTGTGGAAATTTGAATATCCGACCGAGTACGAAGACCTGTACGGTTATGACAACGGCCCCCGCTGCTCGCCGGTGATCGACGGCGATCGGGTTTACATCTTCGGCGCCGAAGGCATGTTGCACTGCCTGCGCGCGGTCGATGGTGAACCAGTATGGAAGATCGACACGCAAGAAAAGTTCGGGGTCGTGCAGAATTTTTTTGGCGTCGGCAGTACGCCGGTCATCTTTCGCGACTTGCTCGTCTGCCAGATCGGCGGATCGACCGACGCAACACGCAATACGCCGCCCGGGCAACTCGATCGCGTGCGTGGTAACGGCAGCGACGTCGTAGCGTTCGATAAGCTCACCGGCGCCGTCCGTTACCAAACCAGCGACGAGCTGGCCAGTTACGCCGGCCCCACCCTGGCCACGATCGGCGATCGGCCATGGTGCTTTGTATTCGCGCGGGGTGGGCTGCTGGGTTTCAACCCGACCGACGGCAAGATCGATTTTCACTTTCCGTGGCGGGCGACGATTCTGGAAAGTGTGAATGCCAGTAATCCGGTCGTCGTCGATGACCTGGTATTGATTTCCGAAACCTATGGCCCGGGCGGTGCTGTTCTGAAGGTAAAGCCGGGCGGTTACGACGTCGTTTGGAGCGACAAGGATCGTCGCCGCGACAAACATCTGCAGACGCATTGGAACACGCCGGTCCACGTCGACGGTTACGTATACGCATCGAGCGGCCGGCATTCGGAAAATGCCGAAATGCGTTGTGTCGAACTTCGGACCGGCAAAGTGATGTGGAGCCAGCCGGGGCTGGCCCGATCGAGCTTGCTGTATGCCGACGGCCATTTCCTGTTGTTGAGCGAAGGAGGGGATTTGGTGCTGGTGAAAGTGAACCCGGAAAAGTTCGAGCCTTTGGCGATCACCGAACAAGACCCGCCCGCCAACGACCCGCTCGCCGCCCGACAAGCCCCACGAAAGCTGCTCACCTATCCCGCCTGGGCCGCCCCGATCCTGTCACACGGGCTGTTGTACGTGAGGGACCACAACCGTTTGGTCTGCCTGGAACTGATCGCCGAGAAGAAATGAGTGGGCAGTGGGTCTAACACACTAGCCCGAATCGCCAGCGAGGGTCTTCTTCGGCCCCAGGTAGGGTGCGTCTGTGACGCACCAGGATTTGTTTATCCGCAGATTGCGCCGATTTGCGAAGATTAGAAGCCAGGGATCAGAAGAGTGGTGTGTCTCGGACACACCCTACAAGTACTTAGAAAATCCGGCCACGAAAAACGCGAAAAGGCACCAAGAGAAAGTTAGGGAACTGTGCCTAGAGAATTCTCTGCGGCCTCGGTGAACTCTGTGGCGAGAATCTTCTGGCCTGGAAGGGAAAGAGTGGGCGGCTGACAGTCGGCTGGGGCCGTTTTAGAAACGGAGAAAGCGGAACGCAAGCTCAATGAAAAAGAAGAGCGCGCGCGGAA from Pirellulales bacterium carries:
- a CDS encoding PQQ-binding-like beta-propeller repeat protein, whose protein sequence is MLVRWPWLSFLIVVAGVSCVMPAVTRAADAPASKSPAALPPAALPPDLGTRTGGEDWPCFLGPTGDSKSSERGILTTWPRQGPPVVWQHRLGTGYGMPSISRGRLFQFSRFGGQARLECLKSETGEPLWKFEYPTEYEDLYGYDNGPRCSPVIDGDRVYIFGAEGMLHCLRAVDGEPVWKIDTQEKFGVVQNFFGVGSTPVIFRDLLVCQIGGSTDATRNTPPGQLDRVRGNGSDVVAFDKLTGAVRYQTSDELASYAGPTLATIGDRPWCFVFARGGLLGFNPTDGKIDFHFPWRATILESVNASNPVVVDDLVLISETYGPGGAVLKVKPGGYDVVWSDKDRRRDKHLQTHWNTPVHVDGYVYASSGRHSENAEMRCVELRTGKVMWSQPGLARSSLLYADGHFLLLSEGGDLVLVKVNPEKFEPLAITEQDPPANDPLAARQAPRKLLTYPAWAAPILSHGLLYVRDHNRLVCLELIAEKK